The Zingiber officinale cultivar Zhangliang chromosome 9A, Zo_v1.1, whole genome shotgun sequence genome window below encodes:
- the LOC122021014 gene encoding lysine histidine transporter 2-like isoform X1, which yields MADHVEHVESSSQMKKQKSIDNWLPITSSRKAKWWYSAFHNVTAMVGAGVLSLPYAMAELGWGPGVAILVLSWIITLYTLWQMVEMHEMVPGVRFDRYHELGQHVFGEKLGLWIVVPMQLIVEVGTDIVYMVTGGKSLKKFYDLVCPDSKNIRLSYFIIVFAVIQFLLSQLPNFNSISGVSLAAAVMSLSYSTIGWVATMEKGRPQNVDYSYRASTPAGFFFNFASALGEMSFAYAGHSVVLEIQATIPSSPEKPSKKPMWKGVIVAYLVVALCYFPIAIVGYWNFGNAVDDNILITLDRPRLLIAAANMFVVVHVIGSYQVFAMPVFDMLETVLVLKCHLRPSFMLRFVARSLYVAFTMMVGIAVPFFGGLLGFLGGFAFAPASYFLPCIMWLSVYKPKRFGLSWLTNWICIILGAVLMVLASVGGMRTIILSAKDYQFFS from the exons ATGGCGGATCATGTGGAGCATGTGGAGTCATCTTCCCAGATGAAGAAGCAGAAATCGATCGACAACTGGCTGCCTATCACCTCGTCGAGGAAAGCCAAGTGGTGGTATTCAGCCTTCCACAATGTAACTGCCATGGTTGGCGCTGGCGTCCTCAGCTTGCCCTACGCCATGGCAGAACTTGGATG GGGTCCCGGTGTCGCCATACTTGTCCTCTCATGGATCATCACCCTCTACACGCTGTGGCAAATGGTTGAGATGCACGAGATGGTTCCCGGCGTGCGATTCGATCGATACCATGAGCTCGGACAGCACGTGTTCGGCGAAAAGCTCGGGCTTTGGATCGTCGTTCCAATGCAGCTGATCGTAGAGGTCGGCACTGACATCGTGTACATGGTCACCGGTGGCAAATCCTTAAAGAAGTTCTACGATCTAGTCTGCCCCGATTCCAAAAACATCAGACTTTCCTACTTCATCATCGTCTTTGCAGTCATTCAGTTTCTTCTCTCCCAGCTCCCAAACTTCAACTCCATTTCAGGGGTCTCCTTGGCCGCCGCCGTCATGTCCCTTAG TTACTCGACCATTGGCTGGGTCGCAACCATGGAGAAAGGGCGACCACAGAACGTAGACTACAGCTACAGGGCTTCAACTCCAGCCGGATTCTTCTTCAACTTCGCGAGCGCTTTGGGAGAAATGTCCTTTGCGTACGCAGGGCACAGCGTGGTGCTGGAGATCCAGGCAACGATTCCTTCTAGTCCAGAGAAGCCGTCGAAGAAGCCAATGTGGAAGGGAGTCATCGTCGCGTATCTTGTCGTCGCGCTCTGCTACTTTCCAATTGCTATCGTTGGCTACTGGAACTTCGGCAATGCCGTGGACGACAACATTCTGATCACCCTCGATAGGCCTAGGTTGTTGATTGCAGCCGCTAACATGTTTGTTGTGGTCCATGTTATTGGAAGCTACCAG GTCTTTGCCATGCCTGTATTTGACATGTTGGAGACAGTTCTTGTACTAAAATGTCACCTTCGACCTAGTTTCATGCTTCGCTTCGTTGCTAGGTCCCTTTACGTCG CGTTTACAATGATGGTCGGGATAGCCGTTCCCTTCTTTGGAGGGTTACTCGGATTCCTTGGGGGCTTTGCGTTTGCCCCAGCAAGTTACTTT CTTCCCTGCATCATGTGGTTATCAGTCTACAAGCCAAAGAGATTCGGCTTATCTTGGCTGACTAACTGG ATCTGCATTATACTGGGAGCGGTGCTGATGGTTTTGGCATCTGTTGGAGGGATGAGGACGATCATATTGAGTGCCAAGGACTATCAGTTCTTCTCCTGA
- the LOC122021014 gene encoding lysine histidine transporter 2-like isoform X2 gives MSSCASIYPAVIEGYSDATSRKAKWWYSAFHNVTAMVGAGVLSLPYAMAELGWGPGVAILVLSWIITLYTLWQMVEMHEMVPGVRFDRYHELGQHVFGEKLGLWIVVPMQLIVEVGTDIVYMVTGGKSLKKFYDLVCPDSKNIRLSYFIIVFAVIQFLLSQLPNFNSISGVSLAAAVMSLSYSTIGWVATMEKGRPQNVDYSYRASTPAGFFFNFASALGEMSFAYAGHSVVLEIQATIPSSPEKPSKKPMWKGVIVAYLVVALCYFPIAIVGYWNFGNAVDDNILITLDRPRLLIAAANMFVVVHVIGSYQVFAMPVFDMLETVLVLKCHLRPSFMLRFVARSLYVAFTMMVGIAVPFFGGLLGFLGGFAFAPASYFLPCIMWLSVYKPKRFGLSWLTNWICIILGAVLMVLASVGGMRTIILSAKDYQFFS, from the exons atgtcatcttgtgcctctat ATATCccgctgtgatcgaaggatacagcgatgcaa CGTCGAGGAAAGCCAAGTGGTGGTATTCAGCCTTCCACAATGTAACTGCCATGGTTGGCGCTGGCGTCCTCAGCTTGCCCTACGCCATGGCAGAACTTGGATG GGGTCCCGGTGTCGCCATACTTGTCCTCTCATGGATCATCACCCTCTACACGCTGTGGCAAATGGTTGAGATGCACGAGATGGTTCCCGGCGTGCGATTCGATCGATACCATGAGCTCGGACAGCACGTGTTCGGCGAAAAGCTCGGGCTTTGGATCGTCGTTCCAATGCAGCTGATCGTAGAGGTCGGCACTGACATCGTGTACATGGTCACCGGTGGCAAATCCTTAAAGAAGTTCTACGATCTAGTCTGCCCCGATTCCAAAAACATCAGACTTTCCTACTTCATCATCGTCTTTGCAGTCATTCAGTTTCTTCTCTCCCAGCTCCCAAACTTCAACTCCATTTCAGGGGTCTCCTTGGCCGCCGCCGTCATGTCCCTTAG TTACTCGACCATTGGCTGGGTCGCAACCATGGAGAAAGGGCGACCACAGAACGTAGACTACAGCTACAGGGCTTCAACTCCAGCCGGATTCTTCTTCAACTTCGCGAGCGCTTTGGGAGAAATGTCCTTTGCGTACGCAGGGCACAGCGTGGTGCTGGAGATCCAGGCAACGATTCCTTCTAGTCCAGAGAAGCCGTCGAAGAAGCCAATGTGGAAGGGAGTCATCGTCGCGTATCTTGTCGTCGCGCTCTGCTACTTTCCAATTGCTATCGTTGGCTACTGGAACTTCGGCAATGCCGTGGACGACAACATTCTGATCACCCTCGATAGGCCTAGGTTGTTGATTGCAGCCGCTAACATGTTTGTTGTGGTCCATGTTATTGGAAGCTACCAG GTCTTTGCCATGCCTGTATTTGACATGTTGGAGACAGTTCTTGTACTAAAATGTCACCTTCGACCTAGTTTCATGCTTCGCTTCGTTGCTAGGTCCCTTTACGTCG CGTTTACAATGATGGTCGGGATAGCCGTTCCCTTCTTTGGAGGGTTACTCGGATTCCTTGGGGGCTTTGCGTTTGCCCCAGCAAGTTACTTT CTTCCCTGCATCATGTGGTTATCAGTCTACAAGCCAAAGAGATTCGGCTTATCTTGGCTGACTAACTGG ATCTGCATTATACTGGGAGCGGTGCTGATGGTTTTGGCATCTGTTGGAGGGATGAGGACGATCATATTGAGTGCCAAGGACTATCAGTTCTTCTCCTGA